The Marinomonas sp. CT5 genome contains the following window.
GCGAAAATACGACAGGCTATGGCAGAAATCACCGATGATGCAAATTGGATAGATACTAAATCTGAAGAAACAGCAATCTTACTTCTGGAGCATAAAATGGCTGGTCGACGGCTTGGCTTTGATAATCTTTGGGATGCACTCTCAAACTCAGAAAAAATGAAGTATCGGATTACTGAAGGTAGTATTACTGAGCTGATGTTTTTCTCAGATATTGTGTCTCCCTTAGCTGAAGCGAGTTTGGAGGAAAGACGAGCAGACTTGATGTCTATTTTGAGACAAAGTAATTCACCGTTGCTTGAAGCTGAAGAGTTAGAAGCTGATAAGGACGATCCGCTAAAGGCTGCCAGAACTGCGGAACATGCATTTAGACAAGTAATTTCAAATGAAAATGTTAGCTTTCGTGAAGTTCTTGAGGTGCTTGCTGAGTACAAGCTGCTTAAAATTCCAGATAAGTTGAAGTCGTTTGTGTCGGTTTATGAAGACGTTGAAACTGAGATAGAAACTTATCAATCAGAAACAACCCAAACGGAGTCCGCAGACTTAGAGTCAGAGGAAAAGGATAGAAGCGAGATTGCTGCTTGGGCGGAAGCCTTAGAGACTAATTTCTTTCAAATTCGAAACTATAAAGACTACATCGATGAAAATACAATGTATCGAACTCATCAAGGTGTAAAAGGTAATGAATTCGAACGTGTTATGGCTATTATGGATGACGATGAAGCTGGTGGATTCATGTTTTCTTACGAGCAGTATTTTGGCGTGAAGGAGCCTTCTATAGCGAGTCAACAAAAAGTAAAAGCCGGTGCTGAAACAGGTCGAGACCGTACTCGACGATTGTTCTATGTCACATCCACACGGGCTAAGAATAGTCTTGCTCATGTGATTTATACATCCGATGTAGCCAAGGTAAAGGAAAACCTCATAGAAAGAAGGTATGCGAGAGAGAATGAGATTATTGAGTTTCAAACACAGTTTCGTATGAGCTAGAAGGGCTTCTATTTTTTTAAAAGGTAATATTTTGAAAGTCACCTTGTCCATCAGTGCTCAACACATCGCTTGGTTAACGATTGCCATCATTTTAGGAATGGCCATTGCTTACTGGTATACCGGCTGGCCAGTTATTGCGGTGTATTTTGGTATTCCAGTCGGCATTTTGAGTGCTTTAGGCTTCTTTTTAGTAGATACGTTTTTCCTGAAAGAGGTACGAACTTTGATTAAGCGCTTTTTATTAAGAGCGCTTTGCATGCTTGTTATTTTGGTGACTGTTTTTACGATGTTTGTGCTTTTAAAATGACAGGTATTCTTTTTAAAAATCATGAATTTAAAGCACTGTTATTGATCTTAAGTTTCTTGTCGACCTAAAGGCGCGACTTACACTAAAATTACAGAAAAGTGGTCGTACTTTTCAGCTGGCTGCTGTCTTTGTCTTTCTATCTCTGAAACTCCGAAGAAATCAGTTCGACGCAATCCCGATTGCGCGACCTTATGGAGTTTCAGCGTCAGTTCAAAATATCCTTTCTAATCACATCAAAAATAATTTATGCCTTGCAATTTATTTCGTCTTGCTAAACCAAATTTCAAACAGAGTAAATGAGACGTTTGGGCTGAAAGCCCGATAAAAAGATCTTTTGGTTACTTTTGCATCGATTGGCAAAAGTTACACGCCCAGCAGGGCGGAATAAAGGTCATGAGTAAAAATCGACTGAGAGGAAACAAACGTACTTGCGTAATCGAAAAACAAAAAAAGGCGACTTCGAGTCGCCTTTAGCGTTTTTCTAGTAAGCGGGTTGGTCGCCACGCTTGACCTGCATACGGCGCAAGAACTCTGACATGATGTGCATGTAAAGTTCGTTGCCCAGATATTTGTCTTCCACACCTCGGTCGATACTTGGGTTGTCGTTTACTTCGATCACGTAACCGCGGCCATTAATTTCTTTTACGTCTACACCATAAAGACCATCGCCAATAGGTTTGGTTGCAGCAATGGCAGCTTGTAACACGCGACGAGGCACTTCAAACGTTGGTAAGGTATCGAAACCACCACTTTCGCTGGCACTGTCACTGTGTTGGTAGATCTGCCAGTGATCTTTCACCATGTAGTAACGGCAGGCAAAAATCGGCTTGTTATTCAGGACACCGATACGCCAATCGAATTCAGTGTAAAGGTATTCTTGTACTAATAACAAAGAAGACTTTTTGAACAAGGTGTTTAAGCTTTCGGTTAAAGCGTCACGATTTTCCGCTTTGATCACGCCTTTTGAAAAAGCGCCATCGGGAATTTTTACCACCATTGGATAGCTGATCACGGCTTCCAATGCGTCTTCCACGTTGCTTTCACCCTTGTGTACGATGCGTGTTTTTGGACACGGCACTTTGTGAGTGTTGAACAAGTCGGCTAAATAAACTTTATTGGTACAGCGCATGATGGATTGTGGGTCGTCCATAACGACCAAGCCTAAGCCTTCTGCCTTTTTGGCAAAGCGGTAGGTGTGGTGGTCGATGTTGGTTGTTTCACGAATAAACAAGCCATCGTATTCCGGCAGACGCATGATGTCTTTAGGTCCAATGGTATCCACGTGAATTCCCAATTGCTTGCCGGCTTGAATAAACTTTTTAATGGCTTGTTCATCGCTTGGTGGTAGCTTTTCTTCAGGGTTTACCAAAATTGCCATATCGAATTTTGCAGTACGTTGTGTACGACCCTTGCTCCATACCTTGTTACTAAATGCTTCAAGGGATTCTGCGAATAAGGTTTCTTCCTCATCGTTCAGTTTACTTTGGGAGGTGGATTGCAACGCGGTAACTTGCCATTCTTTACGATACTTTAGCGTAACTTCCAATACAGGGCTCGGAAAACTCTCGAACAGTTTACGCGCGAATTCCTTCATCTCTGGATGAATCGTTTTACCAAATACACAGTGAAACTTTAGCTCTGTTGTTGTTTCTGGTTTGGCGAGTTTTTTGGCCAATAATGGTAGCCATTGAGAAATTTCTAACTCATATAGGTCTTTTTTGCTTAAGTCGTTGAGCACACGCACAGAAGGCATAACGTGGTGACCACGACTTTCTGCCAACAAGGAGCAATAATAGCCGTCAGACAGATATTTACTGCTTTTACATAAGTTGATGATCCGAGTGCGTCCTTGGCTTTTGGTTGAAGCCAAGTTTAGGTATTGAGTAAAGGTGATCACTCGATCACTGGGAAGAAACGCCGACCAATCTTTGGCCTGATCAACAACAATGTATGTCTGCGACATTAGTTCTGTTTTTCCTTCTATTGAAATGGGCTCGAAATGAGCAAAAGCACCTTAAAAAGGTGTTTAAAAAATGTCCTCAATTTGTGCGGATATTGCGCTTAATTTATGAATTTAACAATAGGCTAAAAGATCTTTTTACGACGATTGCGCTTGATATTTTTTGGTTAAAAATGGGCTCTCTTTCACTTTTTTCGTGACATCAAAAGTGCGTTTTTGTATGAAAAAATAAATTGTTTTCTTGATGAATAAATAAACTATCTTTTAGAGAAATTTAGCCCTAGAATTCGCAAAAATTTACATCGTCTGATGGTGGCTTTTCGTCTTTGATGTCTAACCGCGTATTTGACGATCCTTGCGACCTTTTGCCCTTTCGAGGCGATGCCATGAATACACCTACCGCTATTTCAACTTTGTCTAACATAGATATTGGTTTGGCCCATTTAAATGATCTTAAGGCTTTATTAGCGATAGAAGAGAGCGCTTTTAAAGGGGATCGTTTGAGTCGCCGCAGTTTTCGTAACGCGATCACCAGTAATGGCTCTGCGCTCTTTATTGCAAAGGGGGAAAGTGGTGATTTACTCGGCTATGCCTTATTACACCTGCGACAGGGTACTCATTTGGCGCGTTTATATTCGCTGGCTGTATCGCCTAATGCGCGTGGTCTTGGTATTGCGAAGTTATTGGTGCAAGCCTGTGAAGAAAAGGCTCTCAAAAAAGGCAAGATGTTGCTGCGTTTGGAAGTCAGTGATGTGAATCATAATGCGATCGCCTTGTATCAAAAGATGGGCTACAAAGAATTTGGCCACTATGATGCTTACTATGAAGATCAAACTGATGCGATTCGTATGCAGAAACGTCTTCGCTACGCTGGTGGTGAGCAAAATACTCGTGCGATTCCTTGGCTAGCTCAGGGCACACCTTTCACCTGTGGCCCGGCGTCCTTGCAAATGGTGTTGTCTTCAATGCATCCAGATTATCAAGCGACACCACACGATGAGCTGGAAATTTGGCGTGAAGCGA
Protein-coding sequences here:
- a CDS encoding UvrD-helicase domain-containing protein translates to MSEDFYLAEVRPVNHDDSVDRAIQGCLQIGSGKSFITFAGAGSGKTYSLKKALEFLSDQYSDAFTRQGKQIAVVTFTNNAAEEIVDRIEQNPIFSVSTIHSFCWLAITGFNEDIRRWYLDTIPSELAEVEDLQKRGRAGKASDARKRTIVRLKEKMIWLAEPRTFVYDPNGVNSSPEALSHADVLKIFSHFLTVKPMMAEVIVNKFPFIFIDESQDTNNDVVNAFFDLQKAKTDEVVIGLFGDRMQRIFGGGEPQLGKSKPTDWTAFNKEMNHRSRRRIVGLGNHIRSEDDGRKQFARDGAFEGHVRFFLLPHGVTNKDQVEAKIRQAMAEITDDANWIDTKSEETAILLLEHKMAGRRLGFDNLWDALSNSEKMKYRITEGSITELMFFSDIVSPLAEASLEERRADLMSILRQSNSPLLEAEELEADKDDPLKAARTAEHAFRQVISNENVSFREVLEVLAEYKLLKIPDKLKSFVSVYEDVETEIETYQSETTQTESADLESEEKDRSEIAAWAEALETNFFQIRNYKDYIDENTMYRTHQGVKGNEFERVMAIMDDDEAGGFMFSYEQYFGVKEPSIASQQKVKAGAETGRDRTRRLFYVTSTRAKNSLAHVIYTSDVAKVKENLIERRYARENEIIEFQTQFRMS
- a CDS encoding RimK family protein yields the protein MSQTYIVVDQAKDWSAFLPSDRVITFTQYLNLASTKSQGRTRIINLCKSSKYLSDGYYCSLLAESRGHHVMPSVRVLNDLSKKDLYELEISQWLPLLAKKLAKPETTTELKFHCVFGKTIHPEMKEFARKLFESFPSPVLEVTLKYRKEWQVTALQSTSQSKLNDEEETLFAESLEAFSNKVWSKGRTQRTAKFDMAILVNPEEKLPPSDEQAIKKFIQAGKQLGIHVDTIGPKDIMRLPEYDGLFIRETTNIDHHTYRFAKKAEGLGLVVMDDPQSIMRCTNKVYLADLFNTHKVPCPKTRIVHKGESNVEDALEAVISYPMVVKIPDGAFSKGVIKAENRDALTESLNTLFKKSSLLLVQEYLYTEFDWRIGVLNNKPIFACRYYMVKDHWQIYQHSDSASESGGFDTLPTFEVPRRVLQAAIAATKPIGDGLYGVDVKEINGRGYVIEVNDNPSIDRGVEDKYLGNELYMHIMSEFLRRMQVKRGDQPAY
- a CDS encoding GNAT family N-acetyltransferase/peptidase C39 family protein yields the protein MNTPTAISTLSNIDIGLAHLNDLKALLAIEESAFKGDRLSRRSFRNAITSNGSALFIAKGESGDLLGYALLHLRQGTHLARLYSLAVSPNARGLGIAKLLVQACEEKALKKGKMLLRLEVSDVNHNAIALYQKMGYKEFGHYDAYYEDQTDAIRMQKRLRYAGGEQNTRAIPWLAQGTPFTCGPASLQMVLSSMHPDYQATPHDELEIWREATTIFMTSGHGGCHPMGLALAAKKRGLSADVWLSEAGPLFVDSVRNELKKSVITRVHESFAQQCEEVGVPLHYAAMPLEQLIEAFDKGALAIILISTFRMDGKKSPHWVVMSGYDEHCILVHDPDLDDDKQLPDDPPSPLDCQFVPIARDEFEKMSRFGQSRLQATVVLRV